Proteins from a genomic interval of Gossypium hirsutum isolate 1008001.06 chromosome A09, Gossypium_hirsutum_v2.1, whole genome shotgun sequence:
- the LOC107888835 gene encoding uncharacterized protein isoform X1 encodes MADGKLDLPDDLLSSKTSFDHSSLKVLGEAWDGNLEDKGHVGLLEGTKDQAISESNIPLSPQWLYSKPSDSKVLATGTSGDIRATNSLSHRTSGDSNLKDSWRLDGSQDKKDRRKTAVDLESSRRWREEERETSLLGRRDRRKEDRRADISSMRDVSENKLTSSERWNDINSRSSGHESRRDNKWSSRWGPEDKEKDSRTEKRTEAEKEEALTDKQAFVSGGRIASDRENDSHDKWRPRHRLEIHAGGAASHHSAPGFGLERGRVEGSTVRFAAGRGRSNANVSLQIGRPKSASVIGSRPLDKNKSFNTYCYPRGKLLDIYRKQKTAPNFLTVPDEMDHLSPLTQKETVEPVAFVPPDAEEEALLGDIWKGKTTSSGVSYNTARDTSGGKQSSTLNMEDSVESGENAAVNNIYQGNYAGTYYALDSQMIVTEEINSTKEGGQRRVLPSDTGVTHALISDREIDGSINDADEIKSIDKGQVSDLKMQKLPRLEDKESSIHFGEGGELPEDSGSLFDFSSLQATLSHNQIDIKGNYEAHSLESVIPPEDLILCYLDPQGVIQGPYLGIDIISWFEQGYFGTDLPVRLADAQDGSPFQELGDVMPHLSMNSGSASSGSAVMRMQLPDSFEGSLGETISTSASALEFKGSDIGCDHKQSLSAVETSGTDFQLRRLTQSYPSEYQSSEDQSLHEFVAAQEEEIIFHGRPTSAGVDPSKISGEVQGSFGNPASHLSITDEFSKTNIPSHRDDELHPFGLLMSELRSPSGLKCSQSSNIASSIGDRGQFLDPLLDTETNFSDHSVVRRVPEQTSFPEAWPDDYRRNALSNPNIRLGTTGGWPSSHKEHEDNSFGLLRQLISQKLPNEPLQEENHFSHPFPYSAGFDVEHVQGFDLMLSKNLNRQRSIHHSDPHMEHLLELQFQQQRQLELQRQQQQLELQRQQQLELQRQQQQLELQRQQQQLELQRQQQQLELQRQQQLELQLQQQQQQQQQQLELQRQQQLRHHQIKLLQEQQQHLQLPHSQAQQLLLDQLLQHQIPDPGYGQQIFDAARDNIIDQVQLRRHLLAELQQNSHASRHLDSSLEQIIQAKINQGALQGQHAEFLDFMSQAKYGNMLPSEHQLRLKQEHLQAQQLSMALRQQLGMEGNRRLAGSLSVDDVGQFVGNPGSHHQAQSVGLNTSGLYRQRLSSLEEHICNLKQNHALEDLPERGIFDPNSTAFGRLTLPVAAPGMKVDNANSLDLAEHLYMHSNNQLDPFSSGNHSLNQQVLSNVYASHPGAMESFHARKNGQLENSWTAKEIPQLNLEAELQRRESEVDSSAWASAGGVNENSKKALMDLLYQKLGIQSMQSSEIDRQNSTSSSRGRETFWPVSGPQTSNFPFNHFPNQEVHVNNLFPEGHQNSNSSALLQGHLFGVASSASANHMVNCERLPLKANSGSFAEEQSFLLGIEDPSRSCYADASLMGKSAVDKEIAELEGKDKENGMKGMSTRNGSVSGSEDNVLEQVETTLDCGDLPSGIHSRHSSLGIDGSGRLYGYEIGVDKSAGEDVSNDRLPSMLPNGLDKVPQKCPPVPQVSSSQDVFSDQSSLSFVKQNNSASLATSDEGKQGTMANLGTMRSVETQASSKKDLRFRRTSSCNDAAVSEASFIEILKKPVLRGIEAANSTSLEPSDGATQAGRSGKKKGKKGRQIDPALLGFKVTSNRIMMGEIQRLDD; translated from the exons ATGGCTGACGGAAAATTAGATCTACCTGATGATCTCCTCTCCTCCAAAACCAGCTTCGACCACTCCTCTCTCAAAG TTTTAGGTGAAGCGTGGGATGGGAACTTGGAGGACAAAGGACACGTGGGGTTACTTGAGGGCACCAAAG ATCAAGCAATTTCAGAGAGCAATATACCTTTGTCTCCACAGTGGCTTTACTCTAAACCATCTGATTCTAAGGTGTTAGCTACTGGAACATCTGGG GATATAAGAGCCACAAATTCGTTGTCCCATAGAACCTCTGGTGATTCCAATCTGAAAGATAGTTGGCGTCTGGATGGGTCTCAAGACAAGAAAGACCGGAGGAAGACTGCAGTTGATCTTGAAAGCAGTCGCCGTTGGCGTGAAGAGGAGAGAGAAACAAGCTTACTTGGCCGAAGGGATCGCAGAAAAGAAGACCGTCGGGCAGATATTTCATCGATGAGGGATGTTTCTGAAAACAAGCTTACTTCTTCAGAGAGATGGAATGATATTAATAGTCGTAGTTCAGGACATGAATCTCGAAGAGACAACAAGTGGTCTTCAAGATGGGGTCCCGAAGACAAAGAAAAGGATTCTCGAACTGAGAAGAGGACAGAAGCTGAGAAGGAAGAAGCCCTTACTGACAAACAAGCTTTTGTAAGTGGGGGACGCATAGCTTCTGACCGTGAGAATGATTCTCATGATAAGTGGAGACCACGACATCGTTTGGAAATTCATGCAGGTGGGGCTGCTTCTCATCACAGTGCTCCAGGTTTTGGTTTAGAGAGGGGACGAGTGGAGGGATCAACTGTGCGGTTTGCAGCAGGACGAGGTAGATCAAATGCTAATGTAAGCCTACAAATTGGGAGGCCAAAATCTGCTTCTGTCATTGGATCTCGTCCTCTGGACAAAAACAAATCATTTAACACATATTGCTACCCTAGAGGAAAACTGCTTGATATTTACCGCAAGCAAAAGACTGCTCCAAATTTTCTCACTGTACCTGATGAGATGGATCATTTATCACCACTAACTCAGAAAGAAACTGTTGAGCCTGTAGCTTTTGTTCCTCCTGATGCAGAGGAAGAG GCTCTCCTTGGAGATATATGGAAGGGAAAAACTACAAGCAGTGGAGTGTCGTACAACACAGCTAGAGACACAA GTGGAGGGAAACAAAGTTCTACACTTAACATGGAGGATAGTGTTGAATCAGGTGAGAATGCTGCTGTAAACAATATTTATCAAGGGAATTATGCTGGGACATATTATGCCTTAGATTCACAGATGATTGTGACCGAGG AAATAAATAGTACAAAAGAAGGTGGGCAGAGACGTGTTTTACCATCTGACACAGGTGTGACCCATGCTTTGATATCAGATAGGGAAATTGATGGCTCCATAAATGATGCTGATGAAATAAAATCTATTGATAAAGGACAAGTCTCTGATTTGAAAATGCAAAAGCTACCTAGGTTGGAGGATAAGGAATCATCCATTCATTTTGGAGAGGGTGGCGAGCTTCCTGAAGACTCAGGTTCTCTATTTGATTTTTCATCACTACAGGCTACCCTAAGCCATAACCAGATAGATATTAAGGGAAATTATGAGGCACATTCACTGGAAAGTGTTATCCCTCCTGAGGATTTGATTTTGTGCTATCTTGATCCTCAAGGGGTAATTCAGGGACCATATCTGGGAATTGACATAATTTCATGGTTTGAGCAAGGTTATTTTGGTACAGACTTGCCTGTTCGATTGGCAGATGCTCAGGATGGATCTCCTTTCCAAGAACTTGGCGATGTCATGCCGCACCTAAGCATGAATTCTGGTTCTGCATCCAGTGGTAGTGCAGTTATGAGAATGCAATTACCTGATTCTTTTGAAGGTAGCTTGGGTGAGACCATATCTACTTCTGCTTCTGCTCTTGAATTTAAGGGGTCTGACATTGGATGTGATCATAAGCAGTCTTTGTCTGCTGTTGAGACTTCTGGAACTGATTTTCAGTTAAGACGACTTACTCAAAGTTATCCTTCTGAGTATCAGTCTTCTGAAGATCAAAGCCTCCATGAATTTGTTGCTGCTCAAGAAGAGG AAATTATTTTTCATGGAAGGCCCACAAGTGCGGGGGTTGATCCTTCTAAAATTTCTGGTGAAGTTCAAGGTTCTTTTGGCAATCCTGCAAGCCATTTGTCCATTACAGATGAGTTTTCAAAAACCAATATACCTTCTCATCGAGATGACGAGCTGCATCCCTTTGGTTTGTTGATGTCTGAGTTGAGGAGCCCATCTGGTTTGAAGTGTTCTCAATCATCTAATATAGCTTCCAGCATCGGTGATAGGGGGCAGTTTTTAGATCCTTTGCTTGATACAGAGACAAACTTTAGTGATCACAGCGTTGTTCGTAGAGTCCCTGAACAGACTTCTTTTCCTGAGGCTTGGCCTGATGATTATAGAAGAAATGCTTTGTCTAACCCTAACATTCGTCTAGGAACTACTGGTGGTTGGCCCTCATCTCACAAGGAGCACGAAGACAATAGTTTTGGCCTTTTACGTCAGCTAATATCACAAAAGCTGCCCAATGAACCACTTCAAGAGGAAAATCATTTCTCTCATCCCTTTCCATATTCAGCTGGATTTGATGTGGAGCATGTCCAGGGTTTCGATCTTATGCTGAGCAAAAATCTCAACCGCCAGAGATCAATCCATCATTCAGATCCTCATATGGAACACCTTTTGGAACTTCAGTTTCAACAGCAGCGGCAGTTGGAACTTCAGCGACAGCAGCAGCAGCTGGAACTTCAGAGGCAGCAGCAGCTGGAACTTCAGCGGCAACAGCAGCAACTGGAACTACAGCGACAGCAGCAGCAGCTAGAGTTACAGCGGCAGCAGCAGCAGCTAGAGTTACAGCGGCAGCAGCAGTTGGAACTACAGctacagcagcagcagcagcagcagcagcagcagttgGAACTTCAGCGGCAGCAGCAGCTTCGTCACCACCAAATTAAATTGTTACAGGAGCAGCAGCAACATCTACAGCTGCCACATTCTCAAGCTCAGCAATTGCTTCTTGATCAATTGCTGCAGCATCAGATCCCTGATCCTGGTTATGGTCAGCAAATATTTGATGCTGCTAGAGACAACATAATCGATCAGGTTCAGTTACGAAGGCATCTCCTTGCTGAATTGCAACAGAATTCTCATGCTTCAAGGCACCTGGATTCATCGCTGGAGCAGATCATCCAAGCGAAGATTAACCAGGGTGCACTCCAAGGGCAGCATGCTGAGTTTTTGGATTTCATGTCACAGGCAAAGTATGGCAATATGCTTCCTTCAGAGCATCAGCTTCGTCTTAAACAAGAACACTTGCAAGCGCAGCAATTATCTATGGCACTTAGGCAACAATTAGGAATGGAGGGGAATAGAAGACTTGCCGGTTCATTGTCTGTAGATGACGTTGGTCAGTTTGTTGGGAATCCTGGCAGTCATCATCAGGCTCAATCTGTAGGGTTGAATACTTCAGGTCTTTACCGGCAGAGGCTATCATCTCTTGAAGAGCATATCTGCAATCTTAAGCAGAATCATGCTTTGGAGGACCTACCAGAGCGAGGGATTTTTGACCCCAACTCTACAGCATTTGGCAGGTTGACTCTTCCTGTAGCTGCTCCTGGAATGAAAGTAGACAATGCAAATTCTCTAGATCTAGCAGAACATCTTTATATGCACTCCAACAACCAACTGGATCCATTTTCTTCAGGTAACCACTCTCTTAACCAGCAAGTTTTAAGCAATGTATACGCTTCTCATCCTGGTGCAATGGAGAGCTTCCATGCAAGGAAAAATGGGCAGCTAGAAAATAGTTGGACTGCAAAAGAGATACCACAATTAAATCTTGAAGCAGAACTGCAAAGAAGGGAGTCTGAAGTTGATTCAAGTGCTTGGGCATCAGCTGGAGGGGTTAATGAAAACTCTAAGAAGGCTTTAATGGACCTTCTTTACCAAAAACTTGGTATTCAATCTATGCAATCATCAGAAATCGATCGTCAGAATTCTACTTCATCTTCCAGAGGGCGGGAAACCTTTTGGCCTGTTTCTGGGCCACAAACTTCCAATTTTCCTTTTAATCATTTTCCAAATCAGGAAGTTCATGTGAACAACTTGTTTCCGGAAGGCCATCAAAATTCTAATTCAAGTGCCTTGTTGCAAGGTCATTTGTTTGGAGTTGCTTCAAGTGCATCTGCCAACCACATGGTTAACTGTGAAAGATTGCCTCTTAAAGCCAATTCTGGCTCATTTGCAGAAGAGCAGTCATTCTTGTTGGGCATTGAAGATCCTTCTCGTAGTTGCTATGCAGATGCTAGCTTGATGGGAAAATCAGCTGTGGATAAAGAAATAGCAGAACTGGAAGGAAAAGACAAAGAAAATGGAATGAAAGGCATGAGTACAAGGAATGGTTCTGTGTCAGGGTCTGAGGACAATGTATTAGAGCAAGTAGAGACAACCTTGGACTGTGGTGACCTACCAAGTGGCATCCATAGCCGGCATAGTTCTCTTGGAATCG ATGGAAGCGGCAGGTTGTATGGGTATGAAATTGGAGTAGATAAGTCGGCTGGAGAAGATGTTTCTAATGATAG GTTACCTTCAATGCTGCCAAATGGGCTTGACAAAGTTCCACAGAAATGCCCACCCGTGCCACAGGTTTCTTCATCCCAGGATGTCTTTTCTGATCAAAGCTCACTGTCATTTGTCAAGCAGAATAATTCTGCAAGCCTTGCAACTTCTGATG AAGGAAAACAGGGGACGATGGCAAATCTAGGAACGATGAGGAGTGTAGAAACTCAGGCATCTAGCAAGAAAGACCTCCGTTTTAGGAGGACCTCATCTTGCAATGATGCTGCAGTGTCTGAAGCATCATTCATTGAGATTCTAAAGAAGCCGGTTCTTCGTGGGATTGAGGCAGCTAACAGCACTTCTTTGGAACCATCTGATGGTGCAACACAAGCTGGACGAAGTggcaagaagaaagggaaaaaggGAAGACAGATTGATCCTGCTCTACTGGGTTTCAAAGTCACCAGCAACCGTATAATGATGGGTGAGATCCAACGCCTTGATGATTGA
- the LOC107888835 gene encoding protein ESSENTIAL FOR POTEXVIRUS ACCUMULATION 1 isoform X5: protein MADGKLDLPDDLLSSKTSFDHSSLKVLGEAWDGNLEDKGHVGLLEGTKDQAISESNIPLSPQWLYSKPSDSKVLATGTSGDIRATNSLSHRTSGDSNLKDSWRLDGSQDKKDRRKTAVDLESSRRWREEERETSLLGRRDRRKEDRRADISSMRDVSENKLTSSERWNDINSRSSGHESRRDNKWSSRWGPEDKEKDSRTEKRTEAEKEEALTDKQAFVSGGRIASDRENDSHDKWRPRHRLEIHAGGAASHHSAPGFGLERGRVEGSTVRFAAGRGRSNANVSLQIGRPKSASVIGSRPLDKNKSFNTYCYPRGKLLDIYRKQKTAPNFLTVPDEMDHLSPLTQKETVEPVAFVPPDAEEEALLGDIWKGKTTSSGVSYNTARDTSGGKQSSTLNMEDSVESGENAAVNNIYQGNYAGTYYALDSQMIVTEEINSTKEGGQRRVLPSDTGVTHALISDREIDGSINDADEIKSIDKGQVSDLKMQKLPRLEDKESSIHFGEGGELPEDSGSLFDFSSLQATLSHNQIDIKGNYEAHSLESVIPPEDLILCYLDPQGVIQGPYLGIDIISWFEQGYFGTDLPVRLADAQDGSPFQELGDVMPHLSMNSGSASSGSAVMRMQLPDSFEGSLGETISTSASALEFKGSDIGCDHKQSLSAVETSGTDFQLRRLTQSYPSEYQSSEDQSLHEFVAAQEEEIIFHGRPTSAGVDPSKISGEVQGSFGNPASHLSITDEFSKTNIPSHRDDELHPFGLLMSELRSPSGLKCSQSSNIASSIGDRGQFLDPLLDTETNFSDHSVVRRVPEQTSFPEAWPDDYRRNALSNPNIRLGTTGGWPSSHKEHEDNSFGLLRQLISQKLPNEPLQEENHFSHPFPYSAGFDVEHVQGFDLMLSKNLNRQRSIHHSDPHMEHLLELQFQQQRQLELQRQQQQLELQRQQQLELQRQQQQLELQRQQQQLELQRQQQQLELQRQQQLELQLQQQQQQQQQQLELQRQQQLRHHQIKLLQEQQQHLQLPHSQAQQLLLDQLLQHQIPDPGYGQQIFDAARDNIIDQVQLRRHLLAELQQNSHASRHLDSSLEQIIQAKINQGALQGQHAEFLDFMSQAKYGNMLPSEHQLRLKQEHLQAQQLSMALRQQLGMEGNRRLAGSLSVDDVGQFVGNPGSHHQAQSVGLNTSGLYRQRLSSLEEHICNLKQNHALEDLPERGIFDPNSTAFGRLTLPVAAPGMKVDNANSLDLAEHLYMHSNNQLDPFSSGNHSLNQQVLSNVYASHPGAMESFHARKNGQLENSWTAKEIPQLNLEAELQRRESEVDSSAWASAGGVNENSKKALMDLLYQKLGIQSMQSSEIDRQNSTSSSRGRETFWPVSGPQTSNFPFNHFPNQEVHVNNLFPEGHQNSNSSALLQGHLFGVASSASANHMVNCERLPLKANSGSFAEEQSFLLGIEDPSRSCYADASLMGKSAVDKEIAELEGKDKENGMKGMSTRNGSVSGSEDNVLEQVETTLDCGDLPSGIHSRHSSLGIGYLQCCQMGLTKFHRNAHPCHRFLHPRMSFLIKAHCHLSSRIILQALQLLMKENRGRWQI from the exons ATGGCTGACGGAAAATTAGATCTACCTGATGATCTCCTCTCCTCCAAAACCAGCTTCGACCACTCCTCTCTCAAAG TTTTAGGTGAAGCGTGGGATGGGAACTTGGAGGACAAAGGACACGTGGGGTTACTTGAGGGCACCAAAG ATCAAGCAATTTCAGAGAGCAATATACCTTTGTCTCCACAGTGGCTTTACTCTAAACCATCTGATTCTAAGGTGTTAGCTACTGGAACATCTGGG GATATAAGAGCCACAAATTCGTTGTCCCATAGAACCTCTGGTGATTCCAATCTGAAAGATAGTTGGCGTCTGGATGGGTCTCAAGACAAGAAAGACCGGAGGAAGACTGCAGTTGATCTTGAAAGCAGTCGCCGTTGGCGTGAAGAGGAGAGAGAAACAAGCTTACTTGGCCGAAGGGATCGCAGAAAAGAAGACCGTCGGGCAGATATTTCATCGATGAGGGATGTTTCTGAAAACAAGCTTACTTCTTCAGAGAGATGGAATGATATTAATAGTCGTAGTTCAGGACATGAATCTCGAAGAGACAACAAGTGGTCTTCAAGATGGGGTCCCGAAGACAAAGAAAAGGATTCTCGAACTGAGAAGAGGACAGAAGCTGAGAAGGAAGAAGCCCTTACTGACAAACAAGCTTTTGTAAGTGGGGGACGCATAGCTTCTGACCGTGAGAATGATTCTCATGATAAGTGGAGACCACGACATCGTTTGGAAATTCATGCAGGTGGGGCTGCTTCTCATCACAGTGCTCCAGGTTTTGGTTTAGAGAGGGGACGAGTGGAGGGATCAACTGTGCGGTTTGCAGCAGGACGAGGTAGATCAAATGCTAATGTAAGCCTACAAATTGGGAGGCCAAAATCTGCTTCTGTCATTGGATCTCGTCCTCTGGACAAAAACAAATCATTTAACACATATTGCTACCCTAGAGGAAAACTGCTTGATATTTACCGCAAGCAAAAGACTGCTCCAAATTTTCTCACTGTACCTGATGAGATGGATCATTTATCACCACTAACTCAGAAAGAAACTGTTGAGCCTGTAGCTTTTGTTCCTCCTGATGCAGAGGAAGAG GCTCTCCTTGGAGATATATGGAAGGGAAAAACTACAAGCAGTGGAGTGTCGTACAACACAGCTAGAGACACAA GTGGAGGGAAACAAAGTTCTACACTTAACATGGAGGATAGTGTTGAATCAGGTGAGAATGCTGCTGTAAACAATATTTATCAAGGGAATTATGCTGGGACATATTATGCCTTAGATTCACAGATGATTGTGACCGAGG AAATAAATAGTACAAAAGAAGGTGGGCAGAGACGTGTTTTACCATCTGACACAGGTGTGACCCATGCTTTGATATCAGATAGGGAAATTGATGGCTCCATAAATGATGCTGATGAAATAAAATCTATTGATAAAGGACAAGTCTCTGATTTGAAAATGCAAAAGCTACCTAGGTTGGAGGATAAGGAATCATCCATTCATTTTGGAGAGGGTGGCGAGCTTCCTGAAGACTCAGGTTCTCTATTTGATTTTTCATCACTACAGGCTACCCTAAGCCATAACCAGATAGATATTAAGGGAAATTATGAGGCACATTCACTGGAAAGTGTTATCCCTCCTGAGGATTTGATTTTGTGCTATCTTGATCCTCAAGGGGTAATTCAGGGACCATATCTGGGAATTGACATAATTTCATGGTTTGAGCAAGGTTATTTTGGTACAGACTTGCCTGTTCGATTGGCAGATGCTCAGGATGGATCTCCTTTCCAAGAACTTGGCGATGTCATGCCGCACCTAAGCATGAATTCTGGTTCTGCATCCAGTGGTAGTGCAGTTATGAGAATGCAATTACCTGATTCTTTTGAAGGTAGCTTGGGTGAGACCATATCTACTTCTGCTTCTGCTCTTGAATTTAAGGGGTCTGACATTGGATGTGATCATAAGCAGTCTTTGTCTGCTGTTGAGACTTCTGGAACTGATTTTCAGTTAAGACGACTTACTCAAAGTTATCCTTCTGAGTATCAGTCTTCTGAAGATCAAAGCCTCCATGAATTTGTTGCTGCTCAAGAAGAGG AAATTATTTTTCATGGAAGGCCCACAAGTGCGGGGGTTGATCCTTCTAAAATTTCTGGTGAAGTTCAAGGTTCTTTTGGCAATCCTGCAAGCCATTTGTCCATTACAGATGAGTTTTCAAAAACCAATATACCTTCTCATCGAGATGACGAGCTGCATCCCTTTGGTTTGTTGATGTCTGAGTTGAGGAGCCCATCTGGTTTGAAGTGTTCTCAATCATCTAATATAGCTTCCAGCATCGGTGATAGGGGGCAGTTTTTAGATCCTTTGCTTGATACAGAGACAAACTTTAGTGATCACAGCGTTGTTCGTAGAGTCCCTGAACAGACTTCTTTTCCTGAGGCTTGGCCTGATGATTATAGAAGAAATGCTTTGTCTAACCCTAACATTCGTCTAGGAACTACTGGTGGTTGGCCCTCATCTCACAAGGAGCACGAAGACAATAGTTTTGGCCTTTTACGTCAGCTAATATCACAAAAGCTGCCCAATGAACCACTTCAAGAGGAAAATCATTTCTCTCATCCCTTTCCATATTCAGCTGGATTTGATGTGGAGCATGTCCAGGGTTTCGATCTTATGCTGAGCAAAAATCTCAACCGCCAGAGATCAATCCATCATTCAGATCCTCATATGGAACACCTTTTGGAACTTCAGTTTCAACAGCAGCGGCAGTTGGAACTTCAGCGACAGCAGCAGCAGCTGGAACTTCAGAGGCAGCAGCAGCTGGAACTTCAGCGGCAACAGCAGCAACTGGAACTACAGCGACAGCAGCAGCAGCTAGAGTTACAGCGGCAGCAGCAGCAGCTAGAGTTACAGCGGCAGCAGCAGTTGGAACTACAGctacagcagcagcagcagcagcagcagcagcagttgGAACTTCAGCGGCAGCAGCAGCTTCGTCACCACCAAATTAAATTGTTACAGGAGCAGCAGCAACATCTACAGCTGCCACATTCTCAAGCTCAGCAATTGCTTCTTGATCAATTGCTGCAGCATCAGATCCCTGATCCTGGTTATGGTCAGCAAATATTTGATGCTGCTAGAGACAACATAATCGATCAGGTTCAGTTACGAAGGCATCTCCTTGCTGAATTGCAACAGAATTCTCATGCTTCAAGGCACCTGGATTCATCGCTGGAGCAGATCATCCAAGCGAAGATTAACCAGGGTGCACTCCAAGGGCAGCATGCTGAGTTTTTGGATTTCATGTCACAGGCAAAGTATGGCAATATGCTTCCTTCAGAGCATCAGCTTCGTCTTAAACAAGAACACTTGCAAGCGCAGCAATTATCTATGGCACTTAGGCAACAATTAGGAATGGAGGGGAATAGAAGACTTGCCGGTTCATTGTCTGTAGATGACGTTGGTCAGTTTGTTGGGAATCCTGGCAGTCATCATCAGGCTCAATCTGTAGGGTTGAATACTTCAGGTCTTTACCGGCAGAGGCTATCATCTCTTGAAGAGCATATCTGCAATCTTAAGCAGAATCATGCTTTGGAGGACCTACCAGAGCGAGGGATTTTTGACCCCAACTCTACAGCATTTGGCAGGTTGACTCTTCCTGTAGCTGCTCCTGGAATGAAAGTAGACAATGCAAATTCTCTAGATCTAGCAGAACATCTTTATATGCACTCCAACAACCAACTGGATCCATTTTCTTCAGGTAACCACTCTCTTAACCAGCAAGTTTTAAGCAATGTATACGCTTCTCATCCTGGTGCAATGGAGAGCTTCCATGCAAGGAAAAATGGGCAGCTAGAAAATAGTTGGACTGCAAAAGAGATACCACAATTAAATCTTGAAGCAGAACTGCAAAGAAGGGAGTCTGAAGTTGATTCAAGTGCTTGGGCATCAGCTGGAGGGGTTAATGAAAACTCTAAGAAGGCTTTAATGGACCTTCTTTACCAAAAACTTGGTATTCAATCTATGCAATCATCAGAAATCGATCGTCAGAATTCTACTTCATCTTCCAGAGGGCGGGAAACCTTTTGGCCTGTTTCTGGGCCACAAACTTCCAATTTTCCTTTTAATCATTTTCCAAATCAGGAAGTTCATGTGAACAACTTGTTTCCGGAAGGCCATCAAAATTCTAATTCAAGTGCCTTGTTGCAAGGTCATTTGTTTGGAGTTGCTTCAAGTGCATCTGCCAACCACATGGTTAACTGTGAAAGATTGCCTCTTAAAGCCAATTCTGGCTCATTTGCAGAAGAGCAGTCATTCTTGTTGGGCATTGAAGATCCTTCTCGTAGTTGCTATGCAGATGCTAGCTTGATGGGAAAATCAGCTGTGGATAAAGAAATAGCAGAACTGGAAGGAAAAGACAAAGAAAATGGAATGAAAGGCATGAGTACAAGGAATGGTTCTGTGTCAGGGTCTGAGGACAATGTATTAGAGCAAGTAGAGACAACCTTGGACTGTGGTGACCTACCAAGTGGCATCCATAGCCGGCATAGTTCTCTTGGAATCG GTTACCTTCAATGCTGCCAAATGGGCTTGACAAAGTTCCACAGAAATGCCCACCCGTGCCACAGGTTTCTTCATCCCAGGATGTCTTTTCTGATCAAAGCTCACTGTCATTTGTCAAGCAGAATAATTCTGCAAGCCTTGCAACTTCTGATG AAGGAAAACAGGGGACGATGGCAAATCTAG